gttagtttctatgaggttacggaggtgctcggcctttgctgcttttagtgcctttttataacagtttgcactctctttccacgcaattttaaagacctctaattgggtttgtttccatttgcgctccagtttacgtgtttctcttttaagggcgcgagtggtgctattgtaccatggtgctgcgtttttctcattaatcttttttgacttcataggtgcgacagcttctaatgtattagagaaaatagtgcccaatttgctggtcatgtcatcgagcgattctatatttattggtatggttattaaaggagtcagatctggcaagctctttgtgaaactatctttagtagtcgaggtaattgttctaccctgtcgataacgagttaaacggctgatttctgcagtgcgcagtgtacatgttataagatagtgatcagtgacatcgtcgctttgaggtataatatctatattggttagatcggctccgtgagatataatcaagtctagtgtatgattaaatcgatgagtgggtccattgatgtgttgtgttactccaaaagagtgtaatagctctgtaaacgccactgctaatgcatcgttagcactatctacgtggatattaaagtctccgacaattagtactttatcaacgttaaccaataggtccgataggaagtccgcaaactctttcagaaaatcagtgtagggaccagggggtctatacactgtagccaacgtacaagaaagcaatggttttttactgtcaattggaacaattatgttcaacgcaagcacttcaaatgatttaaatttatgctccgttctctgagttacagtaagaaagtctctaaaaattgttgcgacaccgccacctcgaccaaccgcacgtggctcatgcatataacagtagcttggtggtgtacactcatttagaccgtaataatcatttggtttaagccaggtttcggtaaggcaaagcatatcaaaattgttgtctgtgatcatttcatttacaataactgcttttgaatttagtgatctaatatttagtaggccgaactttatgagtttgttttggtcgtttattacattgtcctcaggtttaatcacgattagattttttctctgagatttggctattttgttattttgtagtattattcgggggacagacacagtctctatgcatttggaagcagtaacatttataacagatgagtgggaggaacacagactatggttaaagttttgacttaccgctgggagacgtagtcaagcggtgcgtagcgtctttgagatgttgtcagacagaagaaccgctccgatgctgctggggtgcaggccgtcagggcggaagagcctaggtcgctcccagaacagatcaaaattatcaacaaagagcagcttctgttcaatacaccatgacatcaaccatttatttagagcaaatagtctactgaacttttcattccctcgtcggtaggtaggaagcggccctgatacgatgatcctcgctgtgggcgatgcgttgcgtaccgtctcgatcagactcctgaagtccctcttcaggatctccgactgcctcatcctgacgtcattcgcccccgcgtgcagcacgacagctccgacgttagcatcgtccttcaggatcgcaggtacctgcgcagagacatcaagaacacgtgcgccaggaaaacaatgagtgtgcaccttacctttagtggaggaagcgcgtacgttccggacgattgagtctccgatgaccacagcgttgcattccttctcgcagagggcggcaaagcggttccttgtcgggatctcgaagaccggtggcggcggttgggtcatcgctccagtcctggctcgcgcctttcgccgtggttgtgtcggtgcaggagtgaagttcatttgggctgaccgtgttctcgaagcctgggctctgtgcagagaaacacgcggagtagaagtggaaggagtattaaaatcgcgatgaaaacttaccgcggatttgcgagcgtcggctctggatgtttccagcgccgtttttcgttctcgcagccgtgactgcttctctagtagatcctggatctgcttctccacagcctccagttccgactgaagtgcgatcgtttcctcatctgcacacagaggtacagacacatctgaaacattagccatcagtgatttaataatgagaacagtgtgttaagcagtaagcaggcaggctgggaatgctaacagcctgaggctaatagcgagtgatgcgataaaaataaattatctgtgcgtttaaatacgattttggtatgggatatatttaaggatatgttttaccctcggaggataacaatttaaaacacaagtcttaagatataacaagaataaacgatgtattaagaataaatttgaaagagctccgactcaaaccacgcgctctcagcaaacacgcgctctcagcaaacagtgTTGTTGCACAATATAGTTATAGAGAGAGAAACCGAAAGATGTCACATAACAACAAGCTCCTACTTAGGATTCATTTACGGGTCCTCTTGATCTGTGTGTTTaccgttttttttctcatgtggttAGTCACATCCACTTATTTACATATTGTGGTAAATGGGGAATTGAAAAATCAGTTGCTCTTACGTCTATAGTCATCAGCATGGCTATTGAAGTTATTTTGATGGCTTTATTAATTGCTGTAACTGTAACTGTAAGTTCTGTAATACCGTGTAATGGTGTAATGTCTTTAAGCAGCTCAATGCTTCTGCTTCAAGCAAAGAATGTTGAATTTCAAACTTATTTGTATATTCACACCTGCACGAGTCACATACAGTCTTTTCCGTTTTGAAGTCATAGCAACTAGTTTCAAGTTCTTTGACTCTTGCATTAAATACGTCTGAGTCTGAATGTGCATGCAAGGGACTGACTTCCGCTTTCAGAAGCGTTTAATTACATTCCATGTTGACGATAGCTCTGGAATCCCAGCTCTGCTGCGTTGTCCTCAGTTGTcgtaatcagtgttgggtgtaactagttactaagtaattagttactgtaatttaattacttttctcttgaaaaagtaaagtaagggattactcttattttttctgtaatttaattagttacttctgatgtaattaaactaaatactttgtgtaatatgtgtgtgtgtgcagaagaggaatttacatcaaaattcaaagtctaactttaaaatccgtgctttaatgtataattctcacatttgtaattaataataatactttatgtagttttatattatttatttgaatgaattaaaagagctgtttcatgtctatccttgaatcacttaactcatcaaggttgatgtaggatatagaaagtaattagtaataagtcattaaatactttttggagagagtaacttgtacagtaatctaattacattatcgaatgtgtaattagtaactagtaattaattactttttcagagtaacttacccaacactggtcgtaATGTATCAGGCTAGGCTGAATAGGTACATTTCGATTGAATGGATTTTCTTAAACTGCAGGCACCTGTGCTCCCGTATATACAAATGCTCTTCCTGTGTGAAGTTAAAAGCTAGCGGGTAAGGAGGTtgcatggtgtgtgtgtgttggcaaGTGTGCGTTGGTGATAGTCTTTTAGATGAGTCAGAATCCAAAATGtgccttttttatttacaaacacacCCGCTGTGCTGGTGGATGGATGAGGTTAAGGTCATTGTGCATTTGGGTCTGGAAGCAGTGGATGAGATTCGACCGTACAAAGAATATGATTTTAGTTATCGTGCCTGTGCTGTGTTTGATATGTGCAGTGATGCGGTTTTCCGAGAGATTTACTGATAAACGCCGCGTTTCAGAATTCTGACAAAGTATGACCCTCGAAATGGTTGACTCACAATGGACAGCAGTTTGGAGGAGGGATGAGAGAAAGGGCAAGTGGTTAGAGGGAAAATGTGTTGTCATCATCTGGCACTCATAAATATGAAATACTCAAAGCACCTCTTCGCTCTCATTCTGCATCTGCAATGATTTTTTGTCAATTTTGGGAAGTTTTAAGTAAAACCAAAAGGacctcacatacagtatatatatatatatatatatatacagacacttttatttacAGTAGAGAGCACACTGACTTTATTACACCTCTTTATGTGCATTGTAACTATGTACAACTatgtaacaaaaatgtaataacatGTCATTTCCCATTGTTCAGGTGGGAGATCAGATGCGACTGCTGCACAACTGTTGGAGTGAGCTGCTGCTTCTTGATCATATCTGCAGACAGGTGCATCATGGGAGAGAGAACAGTCTGCTGCTCATAACAGGACAGGAGGTGAGATTTTCCAACAAGAACACtcacttattttttattctcTTCATTCTTCTTTGCTCAGTAGAATTGTACTGTTCACTACTAAACATCAAGGATGTATGTATAATGTGTTTACGTTTCATATGGTGTGTATATATTGTGTTTACCGATATGGTGTGGCATGTTTATTGTGGCGTTTATAGAAAACTGCAAAATCAAACTGCAGCTTACTTGGCCACAATACATCCGAATTCTGATTATGATTCTGAACTGAACATAAATCAtcataaaattataaaacaatgCTTTGTGGACATGGACAAGTACAAGTATCTGAACACATTTCCAGATGTTTATATTTCTTGTATTCTTGTCATATCTAGACAAAACAAATTTCCCCTTCAGAACAACTTacattaaaggaacagctcaccccaaaattctgtcttcatttactcaccctcaagttgtttcaaacctgtataattttctttgttctgttgaacacaaaagaagatattttaatgaatgtgGGAAGCTACAcagttttgggtcaccattgactaccatagcataTTTTTCCTATCACAGtaatcaatggtgccccagaactgtttgatttcaaacagtcctccaaatatctttttttttgtgctcagcagaacaacaaaattgtCAGGTTTGAAACCACTTGACAGAAAAGtaaaacgatgacagaattttcatttttaggtaaactattcctttaagctaACCATGCACCGTAAGCAGTAAGTTGTTTATCCATAGCAGTCTCCAAATAAAGATGTTATTGTGTCGTGCAGATTGAGCTGTCAGGAGTGTTTTTGGACGCGGGACTGACTCTGGCTGGTCTAGTACAGCGAGGACAAGAACTGGCCAAAAGACTTCAGCTCTTACAGGTGGACAGAAGGGAGATGGCCTGCTTGAAGTTTCTCATTCTCTTTAACCCAAGTAAGTATGGCTGTGTTCCTATTCATCTACATTTGTTATACCAATGGTATGTATTCCACTGGTGAGGTCTCTGTAGTATGTAGCCAGGCAGTATGCCAGCACTGGGACACTGATATTGACTAATGTTTCATAACCACAAACATTTGTGGAAATGTGACTCAAAATCTTAGTAAGTGATCATTGATAGTGAGTGGCCATTATATAACAGTCTCTAACAAAAAGTAGACATGaattaatatatttcaatatgttattattatatgatatattttataatatattattatcattatattttttatgatattgACATGCCTATCAGCCCTGCAAAGGGTTTGTAAAATGGATTGGAAATGTATGGACGGTTTTAAATGTTGGTACTTGTTCTTTTTTGGCATTTggtcaaatatatatttcaagGAGTCATTACGGGtagatatgaagagtttggttccaaatttttttttttttttttaaagatcatgtattttattatgttatcatgtttttattgtgttttattgtgttagttagctgtatttcttGAGTTAtgatggcttaaatcaaaacaaaccaactgcagtttgattgatattaattggaatgcacaataaaaaaacatgattttagaatatctcattttggaaccaaactcttcatatattaatatgaatatatattaatacatttagttagtacagtttatatttgtacagtacatttataatacaaaaataatgtaaGTACTGGTTTAAAACAATTCactaaatacagtaaatgctgaaaatttccccttttttgttacaactttaccatgttGTACCCAGCGGATGGTATTGAGATATTTCCAATTTCATTAGCTACAATGAACAGACCATCTAAAAGGAGATCAAGTCCATTTGAAAAGCGAGAGAATTTGTCATCTCTCTATGTCACAttgattttgttcattttttagcTAAATGGAAGCAGGTTTATGGAGAAATCTGTGTCCttcaaatgttttgaaaagATTATTCAACGTTTGAATGACCGTGTGAATGGCGTTTCTGACTAGATCTGCTAAGTGCACCATTAATGGGTCAGGCTATTGTcaccgaacacacacacacacacacacacacacacacacacacacacacacacacacacacacacacacacacacacacacacacaccccatcAGAAACCCTTGAGGAACACGCATGGATAAATGAGATATGATGGTTTCTCTCATTTAGATGTGAAGCTGTTGGAGAACCAGCAGTTTGTAGAGAACATCCAGGAGCAGATCAACAGCGCTCTGATTGAGTACACGCTCTACTCGTACCCTCAGTGTCTGGACAGGTTCGGTCAGCTCATACTGCGGCTACCTGAGGTCCGCTCGCTCAGCACGCAGGCTGAGGATTACCTGTGCTACAAACACCTGTGCGGAGAGGTGCCATGCAACAATCTCCTGATTGAAATGCTTCATGCCAAGAGATCTACTGCGATGTGAAAGGGACGCGAGCGCACATGTCTGTTTGAGAGTCTAAGCCATATGTGCTAATTGGAACGTGAACACTTTTTTTCAAAGGCATTTATTTCATACTTTACATGAATGTACAGAATGGTttcatttgtatatatttttttctttttaacaaaGCATGACAATCATAAGGGGATAgagatattttaatattaaccGATTATTTGACACACATGGTCTTTTCTTAAGGCTGTTTTTATCTATATTGTCTTTTATTCTCTTGAATATGAGAAAATGCTAAAACAGAATGTCTGCTGTAtctgttattattaatattattactattgttattgttattattattgttattagttaTGTTATTGCTTTTGTGCTTTTGTACAGATAATGGTCAATGgactgtttattgtattgtttaacAGGGCCTTTCCAAAAACAATCCGATTCagagtatttattaaaatgatctttattAACATGTTATATCGATtaaactgatatattttaagcaCATTTTTACATAGATTCCAGATATATGTgtctttacatttaaatgtaaattggtcgcaataaaaaaatgaaaataacatgctgcttttatttttaaaacaatccCTAAGAGACAGTGAGCAagagattgtgtgtgtgctaaAAGCAAAGGTCTTTTGAATGGGCATGTTTCTAAAGAGTGCTGTGGGGCCAGACATGCTGTTTTCCTCTTGAGTGTCTCTTCAGCGAGGCAATAAAAAAGGTTAAGGGAAGGTCAGAAAACATTCACGCATGCTGCCACACTTGTGAGCTCACAAAAGGAGAGTGCATCTCTTGAAATTTACTTAAAACCTTTCGGGATAACTATGTTTAAATTTTGATCagctttttaattgaattgatcTATTCCTGTGTGtcagaaaaaacattttttttataaccaTGAATAACAACAATTGAATAAGTTCTGGTTTAAAGATAACTTAGCCCGTGTTCTGTGTCTTGTAAAATTCTAATTTCACAAATGACTAAAGAGATTCTGACTTTCACTTCAACAACATTTAGTTTAATTgtgaaagtaaaaacaaaatgaacactGCTTTTCTATGCTtgaaacattgtataaaaatagggtatgtatgtattttttattttttacatttatttgttaggAGCCATAGTAGTATAATTACAGAACATGACAAATGTCACTATGAGAAGAGAACATTTCCAGaaatgatttctacattttgtcatgtttgGACAGTACACACATAATCCAATACAGGTACATTTGACACTTACTGTAAAAACAGATGTAAAGACTTAACAATTAAATAATGTGTTAATATTCACTGCTTGCATTTATACTCTGATATTTTCCACAATCCACTGAGAAAGATAAAACAGGTGATAGGTATAGCTAGTAGAATACTGAATCTGAATTACTATGAATAGGTGAAACTCCTATATCCAAAGTCATTCAATCACTAACAACAAAATCCTGTTGTCTGGTCACAAAACAAGGTGTGATGATGCTCAcgcttttaaattctaatactATGAGCTTTTGTATTGTGCCACAACGTctatgcaatattaaaaagaCATGTAAAAGCCTTGATGTGTCAGGCCGGGTGCAGTCTCAGAGTTCACTCACTCAACACAGATTCGGTCCTGGGAAGGAGAATGCCTGGAGAATTGCGGGGGAGGCAGAACTTTCTGAAGCTGCTCTTGTagcgtgtgtctgtgtttcaTCGCATATTGAGTTTTCATCCCAGAATAAGTCTGGAGTCCATGTAGCATTGTGTAAAGCTTCCCTTAGTCTAAGGTGCAGCAAAAAACAAATAAGGA
Above is a genomic segment from Triplophysa rosa linkage group LG17, Trosa_1v2, whole genome shotgun sequence containing:
- the LOC130567981 gene encoding uncharacterized protein LOC130567981 isoform X1; protein product: MANVSDVSVPLCADEETIALQSELEAVEKQIQDLLEKQSRLRERKTALETSRADARKSAVSFHRDFNTPSTSTPRVSLHRAQASRTRSAQMNFTPAPTQPRRKARARTGAMTQPPPPVFEIPTRNRFAALCEKECNAVVIGDSIVRNVPAILKDDANVGAVVLHAGANDVRMRQSEILKRDFRSLIETVRNASPTARIIVSGPLPTYRRGNEKFSRLFALNKWLMSWCIEQKLLFVDNFDLFWERPRLFRPDGLHPSSIGAVLLSDNISKTLRTA
- the LOC130567981 gene encoding uncharacterized protein LOC130567981 isoform X2; the encoded protein is MANVSDVSVPLCADEETIALQSELEAVEKQIQDLLEKQSRLRERKTALETSRADARKSASPGFENTVSPNELHSCTDTTTAKGASQDWSDDPTAATGLRDPDKEPLCRPLREGMQRCGHRRLNRPERTCDPEGRC